One genomic window of Candidatus Minimicrobia sp. QA0096 includes the following:
- a CDS encoding ASCH domain-containing protein, translated as MTTHQLKLATEPFNAIISGNKTIESRLYDAKRQKIQIGDLIIFTNRDNSEQTVTAEVVGLLRYATFRDLFSHNNPRKFGGDNVEWLENQISEFYSIEDQKIYGVIGIEFKVCR; from the coding sequence ATGACCACACACCAATTAAAATTGGCGACTGAGCCGTTTAATGCTATTATTTCTGGCAATAAGACTATCGAGTCGCGACTATATGACGCCAAACGACAGAAAATCCAGATTGGGGATCTAATTATTTTTACAAATAGAGATAATTCCGAGCAAACTGTTACCGCTGAGGTTGTTGGTTTGCTGAGATACGCGACATTTCGTGATTTATTTTCTCACAATAATCCGCGAAAGTTCGGCGGCGATAATGTCGAATGGTTAGAAAATCAAATTTCTGAATTTTATTCTATTGAAGACCAAAAGATTTATGGCGTGATTGGTATTGAGTTTAAGGTTTGCCGGTAA
- the cyaB gene encoding class IV adenylate cyclase gives MTKKLLEIERKRQLTGNIEELIERLQNIGFELKSNLHEIDTYYSRPDVDFMQTVECLRIRQRDSFAEITYKPATTAATHTENNVIIKPETNLPIQPEDTATAKQLLASLGMVHLVEVNKYRRSFQSSDFPQATVAIDEIKGAGTFVEVEVLSDDETGALMTISEIEAKLGLNSMEIVTRPYRDICMGY, from the coding sequence ATGACCAAAAAATTACTAGAAATCGAACGCAAGCGCCAGCTAACGGGCAATATTGAAGAGCTAATCGAGCGGTTGCAAAACATCGGTTTTGAGTTAAAGAGTAATCTTCACGAAATTGATACGTATTATTCTCGTCCTGACGTCGACTTTATGCAGACGGTTGAATGCTTGCGGATTCGCCAGCGCGATAGTTTTGCTGAGATAACATATAAGCCAGCAACGACCGCTGCGACACATACGGAAAATAATGTAATCATCAAGCCCGAGACAAACCTGCCAATTCAGCCCGAAGACACGGCAACCGCCAAGCAGCTACTGGCAAGCCTCGGCATGGTGCATCTGGTCGAGGTCAACAAATATCGTCGCTCGTTTCAATCCTCTGATTTTCCGCAGGCAACGGTAGCCATCGACGAAATCAAAGGCGCCGGAACTTTCGTAGAAGTTGAGGTTTTGTCGGATGATGAGACTGGCGCACTGATGACGATTAGTGAAATTGAAGCCAAACTCGGTCTAAATTCAATGGAAATTGTGACGCGACCTTATAGAGACATTTGTATGGGCTATTAA